A window of the Odocoileus virginianus isolate 20LAN1187 ecotype Illinois chromosome 20, Ovbor_1.2, whole genome shotgun sequence genome harbors these coding sequences:
- the C20H19orf47 gene encoding uncharacterized protein C19orf47 homolog isoform X4 translates to MVSVTMATSEWIQFFKEAGIPPGPAVNYAVMFVDNRIQKSMLLDLNKEIMNELGVTVVGDIIAILKHAKVVHRQDMCKAATESVPCSPSPLPGEIRRGASSAASRMITNSLNRDSPPGTPPRRPDTSTSKISVTVSNKMAAKSAKAAALARREEESLSVPTKRRRVTAEMEGKYIINMPKGTTPRTRKILEQQQAAKGLHRTSVFDRLGAETKADTTMGNKPTGVFSRLGATPETDDDLAWDSDNDSSSSSVLQYAGVLKKLGHAPAKASPQPALPVKAKATSSAPAAATPTLRRLALSSRPAPERKPEALSKVSIIQRLGKPALVPEAQDSQVTSTKSKSSAEVKVTIKRTLVGPRGSSSSEGLGAQMDHAGTVSVFKRLGRRTF, encoded by the exons ATGGTCTCAGTGACTATGG CCACTTCTGAGTGGATCCAGTTCTTTAAGGAAGCTGGCATTCCTCCAGGACCTGCTGTCAATTATGCCGTGATGTTTGTGGATAATAG AATCCAGAAGAGCATGCTGCTAGACCTCAACAAGGAGATCATGAACGAGCTGGGCGTGACCGTGGTGGGCGACATCATTGCCATCCTCAAGCATGCCAAGGTGGTGCACCGCCAG GACATGTGTAAAGCTGCCACTGAGTCGGTGCCCTGCagtcccagccccctcccaggcGAGATTCGTCGAGGTGCCTCTAGCG CTGCCTCCCGAATGATCACCAACAGCCTGAACCGAGACTCTCCACCCGGCACTCCCCCCAGGCGGCCAGACACCAGCACCTCCAAGATCTCTGTCACCGTGTCCAACAAGATGGCAGCAAAGAGTGCCAAGGCTGCCG ccctGGCACGCCGAGAGGAGGAGAGCCTGAGTGTTCCCACCAAGCGGCGCCGGGTCACGGCCGAGATGGAGGGGAAGTACATTATCAACATGCCCAAAGGCACCACCCCCCGGACCCGGAAGATCctggagcagcagcaggcagCGAAAG GTCTCCACAGGACATCTGTGTTTGACCGCCTCGGCGCTGAGACCAAGGCAGACACCACAATGGGGAATAAA CCCACCGGAGTCTTCAGCCGCCTGGGGGCCACCCCCGAGACAGACGATGACCTGGCCTGGGACAGTGACaacgacagcagcagcagctctgtCCTACAGTACGCCGGGGTCCTGAAGAAGCTGGGCCATGCCCCCGCCAAGGCCAGCCCGCAACCCGCACTGCCTGTCAAAGCCAAGGCAACGAGCTCGGCGCCAGCCGCTGCCACCCCCACGCTGCGGCGCCTGGCCCTCTCCTCGCGCCCGGCGCCCGAGAGGAAGCCGGAGGCCCTGTCCAAAGTCAGCATCATCCAGAGACTGGGCAAGCCCGCCCTCGTGCCCGAGGCCCAGGACAGCCAGGTCACCAGCACCAAGAGTAAGTCCTCCGCTGAGGTCAAGGTCACCATTAAGAGGACTCTGGTGGGGCCCCGGGGGAGCAGCTCCAGCGAGGGCCTGGGTGCCCAGATGGACCACGCGGGCACCGTGAGCGTATTCAAAAGACTGGGCCGGAGGACCTTCTAG
- the C20H19orf47 gene encoding uncharacterized protein C19orf47 homolog isoform X3, translating to MVSVTMATSEWIQFFKEAGIPPGPAVNYAVMFVDNRIQKSMLLDLNKEIMNELGVTVVGDIIAILKHAKVVHRQDMCKAATESVPCSPSPLPGEIRRGASSAASRMITNSLNRDSPPGTPPRRPDTSTSKISVTVSNKMAAKSAKAAALARREEESLSVPTKRRRVTAEMEGKYIINMPKGTTPRTRKILEQQQAAKGLHRTSVFDRLGAETKADTTMGNKPTGVFSRLGATPETDDDLAWDSDNDSSSSSVLQYAGVLKKLGHAPAKASPQPALPVKAKATSSAPAAATPTLRRLALSSRPAPERKPEALSKVSIIQRLGKPALVPEAQDSQVTSTKSPTVRCVLPDPPAPPASQRRPRRRWRRASRDC from the exons ATGGTCTCAGTGACTATGG CCACTTCTGAGTGGATCCAGTTCTTTAAGGAAGCTGGCATTCCTCCAGGACCTGCTGTCAATTATGCCGTGATGTTTGTGGATAATAG AATCCAGAAGAGCATGCTGCTAGACCTCAACAAGGAGATCATGAACGAGCTGGGCGTGACCGTGGTGGGCGACATCATTGCCATCCTCAAGCATGCCAAGGTGGTGCACCGCCAG GACATGTGTAAAGCTGCCACTGAGTCGGTGCCCTGCagtcccagccccctcccaggcGAGATTCGTCGAGGTGCCTCTAGCG CTGCCTCCCGAATGATCACCAACAGCCTGAACCGAGACTCTCCACCCGGCACTCCCCCCAGGCGGCCAGACACCAGCACCTCCAAGATCTCTGTCACCGTGTCCAACAAGATGGCAGCAAAGAGTGCCAAGGCTGCCG ccctGGCACGCCGAGAGGAGGAGAGCCTGAGTGTTCCCACCAAGCGGCGCCGGGTCACGGCCGAGATGGAGGGGAAGTACATTATCAACATGCCCAAAGGCACCACCCCCCGGACCCGGAAGATCctggagcagcagcaggcagCGAAAG GTCTCCACAGGACATCTGTGTTTGACCGCCTCGGCGCTGAGACCAAGGCAGACACCACAATGGGGAATAAA CCCACCGGAGTCTTCAGCCGCCTGGGGGCCACCCCCGAGACAGACGATGACCTGGCCTGGGACAGTGACaacgacagcagcagcagctctgtCCTACAGTACGCCGGGGTCCTGAAGAAGCTGGGCCATGCCCCCGCCAAGGCCAGCCCGCAACCCGCACTGCCTGTCAAAGCCAAGGCAACGAGCTCGGCGCCAGCCGCTGCCACCCCCACGCTGCGGCGCCTGGCCCTCTCCTCGCGCCCGGCGCCCGAGAGGAAGCCGGAGGCCCTGTCCAAAGTCAGCATCATCCAGAGACTGGGCAAGCCCGCCCTCGTGCCCGAGGCCCAGGACAGCCAGGTCACCAGCACCAAGA GCCCGACTGTCCGCTGCGTCCTGCCTGACCCTCCTGCACCTCCGGCCTCCCAGCGGCGCCCTCGTCGGCGGTGGCGTCGAGCCAGTAGAGACTGTTAG
- the C20H19orf47 gene encoding uncharacterized protein C19orf47 homolog isoform X1, producing MVSVTMATSEWIQFFKEAGIPPGPAVNYAVMFVDNRIQKSMLLDLNKEIMNELGVTVVGDIIAILKHAKVVHRQDMCKAATESVPCSPSPLPGEIRRGASSAASRMITNSLNRDSPPGTPPRRPDTSTSKISVTVSNKMAAKSAKAAAALARREEESLSVPTKRRRVTAEMEGKYIINMPKGTTPRTRKILEQQQAAKGLHRTSVFDRLGAETKADTTMGNKPTGVFSRLGATPETDDDLAWDSDNDSSSSSVLQYAGVLKKLGHAPAKASPQPALPVKAKATSSAPAAATPTLRRLALSSRPAPERKPEALSKVSIIQRLGKPALVPEAQDSQVTSTKSKSSAEVKVTIKRTLVGPRGSSSSEGLGAQMDHAGTVSVFKRLGRRTF from the exons ATGGTCTCAGTGACTATGG CCACTTCTGAGTGGATCCAGTTCTTTAAGGAAGCTGGCATTCCTCCAGGACCTGCTGTCAATTATGCCGTGATGTTTGTGGATAATAG AATCCAGAAGAGCATGCTGCTAGACCTCAACAAGGAGATCATGAACGAGCTGGGCGTGACCGTGGTGGGCGACATCATTGCCATCCTCAAGCATGCCAAGGTGGTGCACCGCCAG GACATGTGTAAAGCTGCCACTGAGTCGGTGCCCTGCagtcccagccccctcccaggcGAGATTCGTCGAGGTGCCTCTAGCG CTGCCTCCCGAATGATCACCAACAGCCTGAACCGAGACTCTCCACCCGGCACTCCCCCCAGGCGGCCAGACACCAGCACCTCCAAGATCTCTGTCACCGTGTCCAACAAGATGGCAGCAAAGAGTGCCAAGGCTGCCG cagccctGGCACGCCGAGAGGAGGAGAGCCTGAGTGTTCCCACCAAGCGGCGCCGGGTCACGGCCGAGATGGAGGGGAAGTACATTATCAACATGCCCAAAGGCACCACCCCCCGGACCCGGAAGATCctggagcagcagcaggcagCGAAAG GTCTCCACAGGACATCTGTGTTTGACCGCCTCGGCGCTGAGACCAAGGCAGACACCACAATGGGGAATAAA CCCACCGGAGTCTTCAGCCGCCTGGGGGCCACCCCCGAGACAGACGATGACCTGGCCTGGGACAGTGACaacgacagcagcagcagctctgtCCTACAGTACGCCGGGGTCCTGAAGAAGCTGGGCCATGCCCCCGCCAAGGCCAGCCCGCAACCCGCACTGCCTGTCAAAGCCAAGGCAACGAGCTCGGCGCCAGCCGCTGCCACCCCCACGCTGCGGCGCCTGGCCCTCTCCTCGCGCCCGGCGCCCGAGAGGAAGCCGGAGGCCCTGTCCAAAGTCAGCATCATCCAGAGACTGGGCAAGCCCGCCCTCGTGCCCGAGGCCCAGGACAGCCAGGTCACCAGCACCAAGAGTAAGTCCTCCGCTGAGGTCAAGGTCACCATTAAGAGGACTCTGGTGGGGCCCCGGGGGAGCAGCTCCAGCGAGGGCCTGGGTGCCCAGATGGACCACGCGGGCACCGTGAGCGTATTCAAAAGACTGGGCCGGAGGACCTTCTAG
- the C20H19orf47 gene encoding uncharacterized protein C19orf47 homolog isoform X2, with protein MVSVTMATSEWIQFFKEAGIPPGPAVNYAVMFVDNRIQKSMLLDLNKEIMNELGVTVVGDIIAILKHAKVVHRQDMCKAATESVPCSPSPLPGEIRRGASSAASRMITNSLNRDSPPGTPPRRPDTSTSKISVTVSNKMAAKSAKAAAALARREEESLSVPTKRRRVTAEMEGKYIINMPKGTTPRTRKILEQQQAAKGLHRTSVFDRLGAETKADTTMGNKPTGVFSRLGATPETDDDLAWDSDNDSSSSSVLQYAGVLKKLGHAPAKASPQPALPVKAKATSSAPAAATPTLRRLALSSRPAPERKPEALSKVSIIQRLGKPALVPEAQDSQVTSTKSPTVRCVLPDPPAPPASQRRPRRRWRRASRDC; from the exons ATGGTCTCAGTGACTATGG CCACTTCTGAGTGGATCCAGTTCTTTAAGGAAGCTGGCATTCCTCCAGGACCTGCTGTCAATTATGCCGTGATGTTTGTGGATAATAG AATCCAGAAGAGCATGCTGCTAGACCTCAACAAGGAGATCATGAACGAGCTGGGCGTGACCGTGGTGGGCGACATCATTGCCATCCTCAAGCATGCCAAGGTGGTGCACCGCCAG GACATGTGTAAAGCTGCCACTGAGTCGGTGCCCTGCagtcccagccccctcccaggcGAGATTCGTCGAGGTGCCTCTAGCG CTGCCTCCCGAATGATCACCAACAGCCTGAACCGAGACTCTCCACCCGGCACTCCCCCCAGGCGGCCAGACACCAGCACCTCCAAGATCTCTGTCACCGTGTCCAACAAGATGGCAGCAAAGAGTGCCAAGGCTGCCG cagccctGGCACGCCGAGAGGAGGAGAGCCTGAGTGTTCCCACCAAGCGGCGCCGGGTCACGGCCGAGATGGAGGGGAAGTACATTATCAACATGCCCAAAGGCACCACCCCCCGGACCCGGAAGATCctggagcagcagcaggcagCGAAAG GTCTCCACAGGACATCTGTGTTTGACCGCCTCGGCGCTGAGACCAAGGCAGACACCACAATGGGGAATAAA CCCACCGGAGTCTTCAGCCGCCTGGGGGCCACCCCCGAGACAGACGATGACCTGGCCTGGGACAGTGACaacgacagcagcagcagctctgtCCTACAGTACGCCGGGGTCCTGAAGAAGCTGGGCCATGCCCCCGCCAAGGCCAGCCCGCAACCCGCACTGCCTGTCAAAGCCAAGGCAACGAGCTCGGCGCCAGCCGCTGCCACCCCCACGCTGCGGCGCCTGGCCCTCTCCTCGCGCCCGGCGCCCGAGAGGAAGCCGGAGGCCCTGTCCAAAGTCAGCATCATCCAGAGACTGGGCAAGCCCGCCCTCGTGCCCGAGGCCCAGGACAGCCAGGTCACCAGCACCAAGA GCCCGACTGTCCGCTGCGTCCTGCCTGACCCTCCTGCACCTCCGGCCTCCCAGCGGCGCCCTCGTCGGCGGTGGCGTCGAGCCAGTAGAGACTGTTAG